A genomic window from Gemmatimonadaceae bacterium includes:
- a CDS encoding universal stress protein, which produces MYSDILVPLDGSPLSARALAYAIPVAEQHNARLHLLHVAAPSTQPFVHIARPTRDPSVDEAWLAEDRKAVERIAKRARKQTAVSIELEFRSGRAAAEIAAYARENRIGLIVMCTHGKGGFERLWLGSVTDAVLRDLPAPLLLVRGARGVSAPEPGAALFPRVLVALDGSPNAERALDAVAALVGQTPVSLTLLSVLNPVMAMGAKSFPSPAERDLCAEYLEPLAQRHRTPARSVEVETAVTANVGRGIVAHAAKHDASLIALATQGLSGVQRAVVGSVADKLIRTAPMPVLVVPSGAASN; this is translated from the coding sequence ATGTATTCCGACATTCTCGTTCCGCTTGACGGCTCCCCGCTCAGCGCACGTGCGCTGGCCTACGCCATTCCCGTGGCAGAACAGCACAACGCACGATTGCACCTGCTGCACGTCGCGGCACCGAGCACGCAGCCGTTCGTGCACATCGCGCGTCCGACGCGCGACCCGTCCGTGGACGAGGCCTGGCTTGCCGAGGATCGCAAGGCGGTGGAGCGCATCGCCAAGCGCGCGCGCAAACAGACGGCGGTGTCCATTGAGTTGGAGTTCCGCAGCGGACGCGCCGCGGCGGAGATTGCGGCATACGCGCGGGAGAACCGTATCGGGCTGATTGTGATGTGCACGCACGGCAAGGGTGGCTTCGAACGCCTCTGGCTCGGCAGCGTGACCGACGCCGTGCTGCGCGACCTGCCCGCGCCGCTGCTGCTGGTGCGGGGCGCCCGCGGCGTGAGTGCGCCGGAGCCAGGCGCAGCGCTGTTCCCTCGGGTGCTCGTGGCGCTCGACGGCTCGCCGAATGCCGAGCGTGCGCTCGACGCGGTGGCGGCGCTTGTGGGACAGACTCCCGTGTCACTAACCTTGCTGAGCGTCCTGAACCCAGTGATGGCGATGGGTGCCAAGAGCTTCCCTTCGCCCGCCGAACGGGACCTCTGCGCCGAGTACCTCGAGCCGCTGGCGCAGCGGCACCGGACGCCGGCGCGTTCCGTGGAGGTTGAGACGGCGGTGACGGCGAACGTGGGGCGGGGAATCGTGGCGCACGCTGCCAAGCACGACGCGTCCCTGATCGCGTTGGCGACGCAGGGGCTGAGCGGCGTGCAGCGCGCCGTGGTCGGGAGCGTGGCAGACAAGCTGATTCGCACTGCGCCGATGCCGGTGCTTGTCGTGCCGAGTGGAGCCGCGAGCAACTAA
- a CDS encoding DUF2200 domain-containing protein, which translates to MPPHRIYAMKFSGVYPHLVHKAERKGRSKDEVDEVIRWLTGYDQTGLDRALAAGASVKEFFAGAPRMHPKRKLITGVVCGVRVEEVEDPLMKKIRQLDKLVDELAKGRPMEKILRA; encoded by the coding sequence ATGCCCCCGCACCGCATCTACGCGATGAAGTTCTCCGGCGTCTACCCGCACCTCGTGCACAAGGCCGAGCGCAAGGGACGCAGCAAGGACGAAGTCGACGAGGTCATCCGCTGGCTCACCGGCTACGACCAGACCGGCCTCGACCGCGCGCTCGCCGCCGGCGCCAGCGTCAAGGAGTTCTTCGCCGGCGCGCCGCGGATGCATCCCAAGCGCAAGTTGATCACCGGCGTAGTCTGCGGCGTCCGGGTGGAGGAGGTCGAGGATCCGCTGATGAAGAAGATCCGGCAGTTGGACAAGCTCGTTGACGAGTTGGCCAAGGGACGGCCGATGGAGAAGATCCTGCGGGCGTAG